In Cicer arietinum cultivar CDC Frontier isolate Library 1 chromosome 7, Cicar.CDCFrontier_v2.0, whole genome shotgun sequence, the genomic window TTTAATTGGATGCATTGCTTAATAATTGGTATACAAAACTTTCAGAAAATTATACCTAAATGTAATTTTCCTAAAGACACACAAACAAGCCTGACCAAAACATATTTCAAAAGGAACACATGCTACATACTGCAATAAGAACTAAGTTTTACTGAAATCACCTCTGGCTTGTTTTTTCTTGTGTATTCATCAAACTCTAAGTAGAAACCAAATGTGTtgtaaacaaaattttgatcaaTCTGTTCTCCTGCAAGTTTCCTATCAATCTGTATACCAGGAAAGGAAGACAAGAGAACTATTACAAGcaataaaaaattgagttaaGAAATAATTACTTGtctataactttaaaaataacaagCACATAGAAATGGAAAAGAGAGAATACCATAGAAAACATAGCATCCATTATTTCCTTATTCATCTCTTGATATACCTGAgacaattaaaaaaagtaaagtcAGAGTTAAGAAAGGGATAAAAGaaaagcaaaataaataatactattaaaaaacAACATGGCTGCAACTTTTTTAAAGAATCTCAAGACCAACCAGATGGTAAAAGGATATGAAGCTGAATtgttgaagagaacaagaaagtTTTCTTTGAAGACTAAAAAAAAAGTGGGAGAGGCGTTTGGCCATAGTTTTGTAAATTGACCATCTTCTTAGCACTTCTCTCAACAAAACTTCATCTTTCTTCTCTCGCAAAGATGGCAGaacctataaataaataagaaaactattgttaattttaatcatgatatgtaaaccctaaaccctatatgataattgaaatataatatgtaAATAACAGTGTTACTCACccttgatttaatatatttttcacatGCTTCCTTATACTTGTTTAGTAGTTGTTGAGCATAGTTGTAAGGAACATAGTTGTAAGGAGGTATTCGGTAACACATATTGTAGACGGTCCTGAATTACAATTTAAGtgaaaaaataagtaataaacTTGACGAAATCGAATTTGCCCTAAAAAAACCATGTGATTAATTAATACGTACGTATAAAGCATGATGTGGTGGTAAGGAGTGAAGTTAGGTTCGGGAAAGCCATCTACAATGTCATAAAGCTTTGTGATACCCTTTTCTAAATAATCACATCCTTCTTTCAAACTCATAAACTTCTTAATAGTCATTGAAAAGATTTTCGGTGAAGAATTAGAAGCAAGAGAAACCAATCTTTGATTCTACGCAAGGGTTTAAGGGTTATTTATTTGTTGGTTACTTGGGCCTAAAGAATGATGAGAtatcaattttagttttgaatcaaatcatttttttttaatgaaaataatcaaattaaattagattagttttaatttaattttcaaattaaatttaaatttctgatatttttattttttttctttaagttGAACATCTTCTCATTATTgttttctctcaaattgataaaattttattatgatttgaaATCTCGGACCTTTTTATAGATCAATTAtatataatcataaaattaaaaatactagaAAACCTTTTTTCAATATTCTTatgacatataattatattactttatttcaaaattgaTGGAACAATTTTAGAGTAATTTAACATGGGACCATAAAAATTCCCATAAAAAACTAATGATTTATAAAAGATACGAGGACGAAATTATATAtagtatttatttgacgaagaatcattatatttaaaattcactTCACTTTTATACAAGAACAAAGAAAGTTTTAGAATTTGCATGCTTTTATGAATAAAGAATTTGTATGCTGCCACAGGGTTTAAAACTATTGCATAACAAATAACTTTGTAAGTGataatatatagaatatttaaCTGTAACAAACATCAACAGGATCCGTGGCGCAATGGTAGCGCGTCTGACTCCAGATCAGAAGGTTGCGTGTTCGATTCACGTCGGGTTCAATTCCCTTGATccaatattttttacttaactTTTATCATGTTCCCTACTAGTGTCTGCAATGGAATCTTGCTTGTTTCCTTTTGACTTCCCATACTAATAATTTTCCTTCATATACAAACAAAATTAACTAATtacacattaattaaaatttaaaagtgttaattaattctatttaattttttatgtactgaaaaatataaatttaccaaagtattaacttttttttctgtTGTACCAAAAAAAAGTAGCATTTTTCTGGAtataattttctattaaaattgattccataaaaaacattaattaaagaaTATATTTGGAATATTAACAATAATTATGGTGAATTTAATTAGAATTTGTCTATATTTGAGTCCACCAAACATTGGCTTGTTTTCTGGGTTATATTTGAGTTCGAATggattatattaattatagcttactattatatatgtatacaaGTCAGTCACTCTGCACCcttaaatttatctattttttttttactgaaaaaGGTTACTAGTAATTACTAATTCTCGTCTTATATATAACTCtcttttaagaaaaaaagattTAGATATTGATCTCATTTcaaattattagatatattttataaatatattcatAATTAAAACTATCACTTATGTGTTTTAAGAGATGAAAAATTAGAGTTCGTCACATTgatcataaaaaaaaagacattttagaAATATTCATACGTAAGAGATAGATatactatatttattttatgcatgtGTCAGTGGTTGTTAGTATTGTAAGAGACTCGATCCAAACTAGTTTATCTATCAAATGCTTCTCTTTATTTCATAAACCACCGAATCAACTTTAtcgacattttttttaatgaattatgttaggaaataatattgatagtattttgttcaaaatgaaGATTAAAATAGCAATTTTCTTATCACTCTACCCTCTAACAGTTTTATCACTTTCCTCTCCAACTGGAAGTTAGCCACAAAACCAACTTCATATTATCTTGTTTGATAATTGTTATagtaacaaattttaaatttccaaGGGTGCTTGACTCGAACTCAATGGTTagcttttttagtttttattaacCCTGTTGATTCAAAGTTAATTTCGACCTTTCATGCCTTGGCCAAAGAAAAGAGGTTGATCTTAGACCTTAATTGTGTGCTTTTTGGGTAAGGGGGTCCTATTGATTTGCTGTCTTGCTGATAATTTTTGTATTGCATGATTCTCtttgacttttaaaattatagttgataattaattatgtttgaaaTGAAATGATGCATTgttttgaagagaaaaaaaaaagtctcatGTACATTTTAAGAGCCGTCTCAATATTTTTAGAGATTAGATTCGAATCTAAAAATTAgattctaaaattaaaaaactctAATACCAAGATTCTTAcatttggtggtggtggtggcggCTCGTAGTATGCTACATCCCTTATCAGAGTCTCACATTGGTGGCAaactaactatttattttagaaatacaaatataaaattttagtatgttCAATTAACAAAATTGAGATATCAATACAATTCTTCAAAAATTAAggtatactataaaaaaaaaataattatgtcgTTCAATAAGTGTCTAATAATGGAATATAATTCTCACAAATAACAATTTATCTACGAAATTCAATACGTACACAGTCAATCACCCACTGATCTGATTAACTGATTAAGTGTGAAATAAAGCACAAACAATCAATAAACCAAAATTGAACACACTATTTTTTAGGTTCTCCATGTATCTTCATCTTCACATTTGATGCTTTCTTGTTTGAGGCAGTCAAGCTAAATGTTGGTATTCCAGTGAGAATTTGAATCTTCGGTCCCTACAAGTGAAAGGCTAGTTCCTTTCCTTAGACCATCTCAGGTTGTTAAATTTAaagattttataatattttatgtcactATTGAATATTGATTACTATTATTTTCAACAACCAACCATTATGCATTCATGAATGAACTCATGATTCCCGTGGAAAAGCAGCATAATCTTTGTCTTCTGACAAGGATTAATTGGTCAAGTTTTTCTTACTTTTTCTTCTTGATTTCAGCATTAGACTTTGGAAGGAAGATCTGCCAAGTCAGAATATGTTACAAGTTTCAGTAATAACTTGCCTCGTACTTACAGAGGAAATGAACTTCAGGTGTGATGCCAATGAAATATTGAGACCAAACTATGGTATAGTAAATGATGGAGAATATTGTAACGGAAACATTTAGAGCAAATTTAAAATTGACCCTCCCAATATTTTGATTTCATAAGTTTGAAATTTAGTTCTCTTCTAATTAAGAATGTAACTGACTTTTacaattggtaaaaaaaactacttttaaatGATTTCTtctaaactaaataaaaatgtattagtCACATAGGCACAAGGGAAGAAATAAAGTTACAAAGGGATATAGTATACAAATGACAATGCACATGTATAAGCCTCAAAATTTGTTATCGACTCTATAACTTTATATACTCTCAGAGACTCTCATTCTTTGTTTtcgtttttttaattattattttgaaagattGAGAGAACAAATTATTGTAAGCCAGGGAGATGGCACACATATCCCATTCTTCGATAAGAGGCATGTTGCAATGCAACATTAACACTAGCACCCTCCCTAAATAATGAATCATACAACTGACAAATAAATTGTGACAGTTCCTCTTCATCATCGTCCCAAATAGAAGTGCAGTCACCATTTTTCTCAGGGTCACTGTCTTCCCAGTCACTTACTGGACTTGCAGGTATGTTTTCGTCATCTGCTTCATCCTCTCCAATTTCAAACTTCCCGTTTTCCATCAAATTTAACTCATTGCAACCGTCAAAGGTAGTCAACTGAGACTCAGGGGGTTCATTTGAAGGACATATAACAGCTTTGGCGCCAGAATCTAGAAAGGCCTTGATAAGAGCAAGAGTAGGTCCATACGTCCCTGTGCATAGAATTATCCT contains:
- the LOC101503776 gene encoding cullin-1-like isoform X1, which codes for MTIKKFMSLKEGCDYLEKGITKLYDIVDGFPEPNFTPYHHIMLYTTVYNMCYRIPPYNYVPYNYAQQLLNKYKEACEKYIKSRVLPSLREKKDEVLLREVLRRWSIYKTMAKRLSHFFFSLQRKLSCSLQQFSFISFYHLVYQEMNKEIMDAMFSMIDRKLAGEQIDQNFVYNTFGFYLEFDEYTRKNKPELLQEKKMNPSPEALSKKIKLVSSDEDVFEVECSVALMSKKIEEIIETIPVGDDVNTIPIALSTKMLTMFIEYCEKHNSVPKYVDLKNWDAQFVDVDRETLFDLQTSAGYMRIDSLLKLAWDKIDSMIKDKTPEEIAQFYVS
- the LOC101503776 gene encoding cullin-1-like isoform X2 codes for the protein MTIKKFMSLKEGCDYLEKGITKLYDIVDGFPEPNFTPYHHIMLYTTVYNMCYRIPPYNYVPYNYAQQLLNKYKEACEKYIKSRVLPSLREKKDEVLLREVLRRWSIYKTMAKRLSHFFFSLQRKLSCSLQQFSFISFYHLVYQEMNKEIMDAMFSMIDRKLAGEQIDQNFVYNTFGFYLEFDEYTRKNKPEEKKMNPSPEALSKKIKLVSSDEDVFEVECSVALMSKKIEEIIETIPVGDDVNTIPIALSTKMLTMFIEYCEKHNSVPKYVDLKNWDAQFVDVDRETLFDLQTSAGYMRIDSLLKLAWDKIDSMIKDKTPEEIAQFYVS